A genomic stretch from Pseudothermotoga sp. includes:
- the der gene encoding ribosome biogenesis GTPase Der, which produces MAKVVIAGKTNVGKSTLFNRLIGRRKAITEKEEGVTRDTLKGTVVYGDAAFLLYDTCGVYEKTDDGMLQSMKERALKAFEEADLVLFVVDARGGITSEDEYVAQVLRKLGKKVILVVNKTENMKIVQENLPDIFKLGFDDFVMVSAQHGLNVDQLLDKIVDTLKQMNVPLDQIQKDATYPSIAIVGKPNVGKSSIFNAILGEDRVNVTPIPGTTRDPVDELVEIDGKKYMFIDTAGLRRKSRIEKKSLEYFSVKRAIDTIESADVVVLLLDAVEGVSRQDKRIAGLALDRGKALVIDVNKFDLVDSKMSDYERMVRAEMPFASFCRVVFTSAIKRQGLKQLLDAIDEAYSSYCRKAEQTKLNRLLVQLPILAPSLGSVKVYSIKQVKIKPPKFVITVNREEDIKEEAKRMFQRLIRERIDPFTGSPIFLEFKPRR; this is translated from the coding sequence ATGGCCAAGGTGGTCATCGCGGGAAAAACGAACGTGGGTAAATCGACCCTCTTCAACAGACTCATAGGTAGAAGGAAAGCGATCACCGAAAAAGAAGAAGGCGTCACCAGAGACACCCTCAAAGGTACCGTGGTCTATGGTGACGCTGCTTTCTTGCTGTACGATACATGCGGTGTGTACGAAAAAACCGACGATGGGATGCTTCAATCAATGAAGGAAAGAGCGTTGAAAGCTTTTGAGGAAGCCGATCTAGTGTTGTTCGTCGTCGATGCGAGAGGTGGCATCACTTCAGAGGACGAGTACGTGGCCCAGGTGTTGAGAAAGTTGGGAAAAAAGGTCATACTGGTCGTCAACAAAACTGAGAACATGAAAATCGTTCAGGAAAATCTGCCAGACATTTTCAAACTAGGTTTCGATGATTTCGTAATGGTCTCCGCTCAACATGGTTTGAATGTGGATCAACTACTCGACAAGATCGTGGACACTTTGAAACAAATGAATGTTCCTCTAGACCAAATTCAAAAAGATGCGACCTATCCTTCCATCGCCATCGTTGGTAAACCGAATGTGGGGAAATCTTCCATCTTCAACGCAATTCTCGGTGAAGATCGCGTCAATGTCACCCCGATCCCAGGAACCACCAGAGATCCAGTGGACGAACTGGTAGAAATAGACGGAAAAAAGTACATGTTCATAGACACGGCAGGTTTGAGACGAAAGAGCAGAATCGAGAAGAAGAGCTTGGAATATTTCAGTGTCAAACGCGCCATAGACACGATCGAGTCTGCAGACGTGGTGGTATTACTCTTAGACGCTGTAGAGGGTGTGTCACGTCAAGATAAAAGGATCGCAGGCCTCGCGCTCGATCGCGGTAAAGCGTTAGTGATCGACGTGAACAAATTCGATCTGGTCGATTCGAAGATGTCCGATTATGAACGCATGGTCAGAGCGGAAATGCCGTTCGCAAGTTTTTGCAGAGTTGTGTTCACTAGTGCCATTAAAAGGCAAGGTTTGAAACAGCTTCTCGACGCGATAGACGAAGCTTACAGCTCCTACTGTAGGAAGGCCGAGCAGACGAAACTGAACAGGTTGTTGGTACAACTTCCCATACTCGCACCGAGTCTTGGGAGTGTAAAAGTTTATTCCATCAAGCAAGTGAAGATCAAACCACCGAAGTTCGTGATCACAGTGAACAGAGAAGAGGATATCAAAGAAGAAGCGAAGAGGATGTTTCAAAGGCTCATAAGAGAGAGAATAGATCCTTTCACAGGTTCACCGATCTTTCTTGAATTCAAACCACGGAGGTGA